CCAGCTCAACGCCGAGCGGGCCACCGCCGGAGCCAGGTAGGTGAGCACCGGCAGCACGTAGCTCTCGGTGTCCCAGAGCACGTGCCCGTCGTAGCCGTTGCCGGTCAGGCCCTTGGCGGGGATGGTCCGGCCGGAGTCGGGGCGGCCGGCCTGGATCAGGTGGAACATCGCGAACCGGGTCGCCTGCTGGAGTTCCGGGTCGCCGTCGAGCAGCACGTCGGCGACCTGCCAGGCGGCGTCCAGGGCGGCGCGCTGGTCGGCGAGCAGGGCGTCGAAGCCGTCCGCGCGGGCGGCGTCCGCCTCGGCGGCGACCAGGTCGGCCAGCTCACCGGCGGGCATCCCGCCGACCGACGCGCACTCGTACGCGGCGAACTTGGTCAGCCGCAGCCGCTCGCCCGGGTGCAGCGGGCCGGCCACGGTGAGCCGAACCCGGTCGGGGGTGCGGTCACCGGTGGTGGCCAGCGTGTCCGGCGCGTCCAGCAGGTGGCTGACCGCCACCGCGACGCGCTGACCGCTGTGCTCGGTGCGGTGCACCAGCACCCCGTCGAGGCCGGCCGCACGGTACGCCTCGGCGGTCAGCGGATCGGTGATCACCGAGGCTGCCCGGGGATCGTCCGAGCGCTCCGGCACCCGCTCGTTGGCCAGCAGGTCCGAGCAGACCCGCAGTTCGACGGGCCCGTCCAGCGCCTCCACCTCGTACCGGACGGCGGCGACCGGACGGCGGGGCAGAGACACCAGTCGGGTGCTGCGGACGCGCACCCGCCGCCCAGCCGGCGAAACCCACTCGGTCTCCCGGCGCAGCACGCCGGCGCGCAGGTCGAGCACCCGCTCGTGCACGTGCAGCGTCCCGGTCCGGATGTCCAGCGGCTCGTCGTCGACCCAGAGCCGGATCAGCGCCGCGTTCGGCGCGCTGACCAGGGTGTCGCTGGCCTGCGGAAAGGCGTACCCCTCCTCGGGATAACTCAGCTCGCGCCGCTCGTGGAAACCGTTGACGTAGCTGCCCGGCATCGCGCACGGCGCACCCTCGTCGAGGACGCCACGCCAACCGACCCACCCGTTGCCCAACGCGAAAATCGACTCGGTCTCGCCGAGCCGATCCAGGTCGGCCGCGGTGCGCCGGATCCGCCAGGTCTCCTCGTCGTCGACGCTGCCGACGGCGGGCGACGGTTGATCGGTGGCCGAACCGGTGTGCACGGATGCCTCCTCCGCGGTGGCGATGTCCCTGAACCAGCCAAGCAGAGCCGGCTGTGCGATCCCTGGACGAAGGTCGATAAGCCCTCCCGACCTTCGACTCCTGCGCGGCCGCCTGCCGCGTTCCTACCTTGTCTCCCAGATGGACCGGGTATGAACATCTGGTGAGGTGATGCATGGTCGACACCGGCAACATGGACGTTCCGGAGATCAGTGCCGAGTGGTACCGCGACGTCATCGGCGTCGCCGCCGACAGTCCGCCCCCGGTGCAGTGGTTCGTCGGGCACGCCACCGAGGGGGTGATCCTGCTGCTCGGCGCGCTGCTGCTGGTGGCCGCGCTGAGCCGCCTGTCCGGCGGATCGCACGATCGCGCACTCGCAGTGGTCGCGCCGGTGCCGACCCTCCTGGCGTACGCCGGCAGCGAATTGCTCAAGACCGTGGTGGACGAGGATCGACCGTGCCGGACGGTGGGCCGGGTCATCATCGCGGGCAGCTGCCCACCGCCGGGCGACTGGTCGTTTCCCAGCAATCACGCCACCCTGGCCGGCGCGCTGGCGGTCACCACGCTGCTGCTCTCCCGCCGACTCGGGCTGGTCGCGCTGCCGCTGGCCGCGCTGGCCGCGGTCTCCCGGGTCTTCGTGGGCGTGCACTACCCGCACGACGTGGTCGCCGGGCTGCTGCTCGGTGCCCTGGTCGCCGCGCTGGCCACCCCGTTGCTGGCCCGCCCGACCGCCGAAGCGCTACGCCGCCGGGCCGACGCCCGTCGCCCGGTCCCCGACCTGGCGGGCCGACCCCGCCCCTGACCTCCCGCCCGTCCCGCCTGACGGGCAGCGGGCGGTCAGGTTGCCAGCAGGAGGGCGCCGAGCGTGCCGAGCAGGAGGAACGGGCCGAACGGCAGATGGGTGGACCAGCGGGCCCGTCGAGCGGCGAGCAGACCCAGGCTGACCAGCGCGGAGAGCCCGAACGCGAGCAGCAGTCCGAACAGCAGGAACGGCCAGCCGTACCAGCCGAGCAGCGCGCCCACGCTGAGCGCCAGCTTGGCGTCGCCCAGCCCGAAGCCACGGCGGCCGAGCAGCAGCGTGCTGCCGGCGAAGAGCACCGCCAGCCCGGCGCCCGCGGTGACGGCCCGCAGCCAGGGCCCCGGCTCGGGGCCGCCGAGCACGGCCGCGCCGAGCAGCAGCCACGTCCCGGCAGCCGCCGGCAGCGTGAGCCGGTCCGGCAGGCGGTGTACGGCCAGGTCGACGAAGACCGCCGGGACCGTCCAGCCGAGCCACCAGGCCAGCGCCGGCGGCGCAGCGCCCGGCGGACCGGCCAGCGCCAGCAGCACCACCGTGGCGAGCCCGACGATCGCGGCCAGCTCGACAGTGCCCGGCGGCGGCCCGACCCGGGCCCGGCAGCGACCGCACAGGCCGACCGGGCCCAGCGCGGGCCAGGGCCGGGTCAGCCCGACCGGTGCCCCGCAGGCGTCGCAGCCGGTCCGGCTGGCGGTGCCCGACGGTACGGCGTGACGCAGGACGGCCAACCGCAGGAGCGGGCTGACCGCCACGGTCGCCAGCACGGCGGGGAGCCAGGGGCGGGCGGGGCGCCGCGGCGCGGATGACGGCGAGGGTGCGGGGAGCCGATCGGGTGGGTTCTCCTGACCCGGTACGGCCGCCGGGGGGCCGGTCAGCGGCATGTCGGCACCCCCACGGCCCCGGCATCGAGCGCGACGGCGAACACGGATCGTGACTGAACGATCGCTTGGGTGTAGCGGATGGCGCAGAAAGAGACCTGTGCGGCCGGTCGTTCGGCGGCCTCCCGGGGCGAGCCCGGCTCGACCGTCCCGCCGACCGGTGCGGTTCGTCGATGGGCCGCCGGCTCCGACCGGATGCCGGGATGACGCCGCGATGTCCCGCTCTCGGGACCGGCGGAGCGGCCCCGGCGGACCCGTCCGCGTTGAAGTGGGCAGGCCCCCGCCCGCCCCTCGGCCGGCCATTGCTCGAAGCGTGGCACAGACACCCCTCACCACCACCTGTCATCACGCAGAGTGTTCACTTGAATTGCCTCTGTTGCATCGGCGAGCGTCAGCCTATGCTCGCCCCTTGGGTGTGACGCAAGCCTCACTGCAACAACCAACCGACACAGGACCATTCATTTGTAAAAGATCCGTAACGGTGAATGCAGAAGCGCACTGAACGGCTCCGGATGTGCTGATCCGGGCGCGCTTCCGCATGCCCGGCGGCGGTGATCCGTCGCCGCACCGGGCGACCACGAGGAGGCTCGACGGTGCGCGGACGACAGCTCGGGCGAGCGGCAATCTGCCTGCTAGCGGTCGTGGTGGCGGTGCCAGTCGCCGCCTGCGGCAGCGGGCGGGAGGCCGTCGAACGGCCGGGGCCGGCCCTGGTCGACGGACAACAGGCGGACCGGGACGTCGAACGGCGGGCCGCGGAAAAGGCGGCGCTCGACGCGTACTCCGGTTATCTCGCCGCCTCGCGTACGGCGAGTCGACGCAGTGATCCGCGCGCGCCGGAACTGTCCCGGTATCTCGCCGATCCACTGCTCACTCGGGTGCGAATGTCCATTCGCGAGGCAAAGGAGCACGGCGCGATGCGTACCGGGACGCTGAAATCCGACCCGACCGTGACCTCGATCAGCCTGGACTCGACCCCGGCCAGCGTGGAGATCCAGGACTGCCTGGACGCGAGCGGCTACCGGCTGGTCTACGCCAAGGACAAGCGGGTGGTCCCGGGCAGCGGCGGCAGCAGACACCTGGCCACCGCCACCGCGACCCGCTATCCCGACGGCCGGTGGCTGATCAACTCCAGCGCCGCGCACCGGGACCAGCCGTGTTGACCTGGGGAGGAAGGGGCGCCCCGGCTCGTACCGCCCGGGCCGGGACGCCCCGCCGGGCGCTCACCGGGATCGGCCTC
Above is a window of Micromonospora coriariae DNA encoding:
- a CDS encoding prepilin peptidase, with protein sequence MPLTGPPAAVPGQENPPDRLPAPSPSSAPRRPARPWLPAVLATVAVSPLLRLAVLRHAVPSGTASRTGCDACGAPVGLTRPWPALGPVGLCGRCRARVGPPPGTVELAAIVGLATVVLLALAGPPGAAPPALAWWLGWTVPAVFVDLAVHRLPDRLTLPAAAGTWLLLGAAVLGGPEPGPWLRAVTAGAGLAVLFAGSTLLLGRRGFGLGDAKLALSVGALLGWYGWPFLLFGLLLAFGLSALVSLGLLAARRARWSTHLPFGPFLLLGTLGALLLAT
- a CDS encoding phosphatase PAP2 family protein codes for the protein MVDTGNMDVPEISAEWYRDVIGVAADSPPPVQWFVGHATEGVILLLGALLLVAALSRLSGGSHDRALAVVAPVPTLLAYAGSELLKTVVDEDRPCRTVGRVIIAGSCPPPGDWSFPSNHATLAGALAVTTLLLSRRLGLVALPLAALAAVSRVFVGVHYPHDVVAGLLLGALVAALATPLLARPTAEALRRRADARRPVPDLAGRPRP